The DNA window TTGTTCATGATTTCCCCATTTACCACTTGCGTTTAAAGCTGTGGTAGGCAGTTTGATTATGGCAAAAATTCCGTAATAAACTTTGAACATATTgtatttcagctgatctgaaaaAGATATAGacttctgctcctcctcttggctgttttcaggctttagaaaatctagctcATACCTGGAGACTTTTGCCGATCACAGGTCACTTCAGAGAGAAGGCACttctattggctgttctacaaatgttcagttaaagcctgattcagtggcaaagaatcctgcagagaaatgtGCTATTCCAGCAtcggcaacaactgcctacactgcaaagcagcCCAAACAAGGAAGACACATGTATCAAAATGAAAGTCTAAGACTCTGactataaacaaaataaaacacgtgTCAGTATCGGCGCagcatttcagagatggagagaaaatgttgccaaTTATTTAGCCTtttgctaactggagctaaaaGCTGACAGCTGTAGCTTCAAGTCACGTCCTATGCCTCAATCCCTGCCGCTACACACCATCTCACAAAGAGGAGAGTGGGCAGTGGTTCCCTACGAAGACCCCCAGTCAGCGGCTGCAGCCACCTTAAATTCAGTCAGCTCAAACCCCATGTCTGAGGAACCGGACAGCTCCAACTCCAccccagatcagcaaactttctgttgctgccgttacaccagtcaagcaggatttatactgcCTGCGTTGAATTGATGCTCTACCTATTTTGTAGGCTCTGCATTGATGTAGAGCCTTCACCGTTCCCTgcgccgtagcctgacgtgcacctcccagaaatgtaactacatgtcgtggtgacacagacctcctgtctatttttgtaagctgaaaccatttccctcttGGTTTCAGCTTTTAATTACTTAAATTTCAtggataagaaacaataaattttgaagacaataaagcctacgcaaaatagcattttaagtcttgtgtgtaatttatcctgccttcatgtgagtagaggaaatctccgctcattgctaggctaatttatacaatgtaaaatgccataggcttgtgctaataacgtttacatgttacatttgtttgcgAGATGTGttaagtataagacagttgttttgtcagtgaatgttgtgagttgtaatggagccaaattttgtaatgtcacctttgttaaatgttactgttgtccctggctttatgtGAGAATAGGAAAAGTCCAcaagccactaggctaatttatataatttaaaatgccataggcttgtgctaaaaacattagcatgttgtttttgtgggaaaaatgtgtccagataaagacaagtgtttgtctgtgaatgctgcgagttatagtgaagctgatttgtgtgcttgtgtttgcaaTTGCTGCCAttgagccatgtttaatgtgtgttttgaatcaactaaactttccagcacttcacagaaaccccaccgccagctagtgttttggaggtgtaactgcagagtgacacagacactccACCGCACAAATATAAACGCTTACAGTGGCATAGGCCAAGTGAGTaggctacagcataggctctgcatagagcttaTGCACAAGTGTAAGTCCTGCTTTAGACCCGGTGCAAACGGTGCTGtggggtttgcgctggctgaaTTCGAGCTACTACAGCTGCCGTTCTCATCTGGTGGGAGTGGCCTAGAACAGATAGGGAAGAGTTACAGGAGGAGGGTGAATTTTCaaattctgacttttttttctttgccatttCTGCCTACCAAAGCTTTAAGAAGAAAGAAATCACAGCAGATTCTATATAATTTGATGTAAAACAGGCAAAAACTTGAATATATGTATTTGAATTCTCTTCCTGTGTCACTTATTCAACAGGTTGCCTGTAATGGTTTCACTATAGAAGACGATGAACTGTCTCACATGGGTACTGCAGTCTACCCAGAGTAAGAAGGAAAACTCACATGCATACATTCAAGCACATTTTCATTATCTGCAGTGTTTCAGCACCACATGTAAAGGTACGCTGTACACAGTCCATTCTCCCCCTCTCCTTTACAGCTTCTTTTGGGTTTCTCagtgttactgtttttctctAGTTTGGCTTGTTTGGACATGTGCTAGCTCATTCGTTTTATTTTGGGACATTAGTCATTTGATTTGGAGTCCAGTTGTTCTTGAAATAAACAGACTAGAGAAGGACAGCCATGGAAGCTGGATGCAACAGTTAGCTGTGTTTGTTCTTGCTGTAAAGGTCAGCGCTGAGAGCACCATGTAACAGATATCCAAAGAGGCCTGCATTACAATTCCTAACTTTCTTCTCCAGTTGGTCATTTGGTGGTAAAATTGGCTCCCTGCTGTTGGTGAGGCTGTAAAGTTTTAAAACTGGCTGTGTGAAGGTGAATATGCCCTGTTGGCTCCTTTCTAAACTATTTCCAGCCTGCTACCCAGAAAACCACAAAGCAGCTAACGTATTTCAGGGAAACTCAAGACTTCTCTCTAGCGTGAACACCAGTGAGAAAGTAGAGAGCTGGGTTTTTACTTTTATCgatttctctcttctctctcttttgtgtctgtctctccacaGCATTGCACTAATAAACCACAGCTGTCAACCCAGCGTCGTAGTCACATATAAAGGGACGTCGGCTGAGGTTCGGGCGGTGCAGGACATGAAGCCTGGAGATGAAGTGAGGAAATGGGACAGCTGCTGTTGGGGGGGTTGAGTTCAGTCTGGGGTTTTTTCCCATGTGTGTGCGTATGACAGTTGGTTTGTTACATCAGCCTGCGCCAAGTCCAACGAAGAAGTTTTACTAAATTACTTTTAAACTAGTAGTAAATATTGTATGTTTAGATCACGCAATATCTCCTTTTCATCCTCCAGTAATATAGGAATTCATCAACTTTGAATGACGTATAAACCACACACTAGATTGTGACTGTGTTTTGTGGCACATGGAGTTCAAAGGAATAGGTTAACGTTTTGGCAATACGCTCATTTACTTTGTTGCCAGGAGCTGGAAATTACCGCCTGATAAGGTTTTATGCAATGGAAATGTTATCCACTGCTCCAGTAAATAGGAGGAACCTTAGATATGACTTAGCAACAGGAGATATTTCTAGTCTGCCCAGCTCATAGAACTTTTTGGCCCAACTATTAGCcagaaagctaacgttaggctagcAAGACTCAAAGTCAGTTACGCTGCATACGGTTGACAATTATTAAATAGATTTTGACAGTATGTTTAACAACAAGACTAGCTAGCTATCCAGCCATTGTCTGCAAATCAATATCAAGATTTTCATGAATAAACAATATGCAATGTGTTAATGTTGGCTGCAGTCTAAAGTAGCAGGTTGAATAGTGAATGGGATGTGAAATGATTGCTTAAGTTCAGAGGGGTGGTGAAGTACCTACAGCGTATGTTACAGTCTCCAACCTGTTGTGTTCAGAGGTTGAAACACCGAAGGAACACACTCTGTCGTAAATAAACTGTAAACGGAGACTTTGACTATGTCCCTTACTCAGATTAGAGACAGGCTGATACTGTTACGTAGCTTTGATTTACAAAGGCGAACAGACAGTTTCACCAGAACTACTTAGAAGGTGTGCATTATAAGTTTTTaacggacaccctgcagccaattAGAATCGAGTATTCATccagaccatggtataagtaagggataatgtccgatgaggtgtccattatcagttttTGATGGCCACAGCCATTATATGGCTTTATCCCCTACTTATCATAGAAAGTAGAGATGGGAAAATCTGCCTGCATCATCTCTGTATCACAGTAATTGACGCATTATACGTTGCTTGTtttaatccatgtaaaaacatgtttgggtttTACAGGGGGTTATTTACCAAACTGGTTCTTGGCTGGGCAATGGGAATCAGGTTGTTACATATGGATagagccaggttagctgtttccctgtttccagtctttgtgctaaactaagctaaaagCCTGCTGCAGTTGGCCTTGTATGCATCATACAGACATGAGAAAGGTATAAATCTTCTCATATAACTCtggacatgaaaaaaaaatagccatGTTGCCCAGTTTGTCAAATGCTCCCTCTAAATCTTGAGACAAACTTGATAGGTTGTGGTTCTGGTCTCTGTCTCAACACAGGTGCTGTTAGACTAAATGTAATATGAATGAGATAGTAGCTTAAAAGTGGAAAAGGAGACTTGATATCGCGAGACTGAAAGGCTTTGGCATTACAGAGGCTGTGATATTATTGCTGTCGGTGTAGAGTACCAGGTCATTGACAGTTCACTTGTCAGTGTGTCAAGACAACACTGGAAAAGAACAGTGTGTGTGGTTTGAAGGAGGAGGTTTGCTTTCTCTGCCTTAAGTGTTTTCACGCAGGCaagtggaagggcagagaggtgtgctctcgccaccttaggctttccacgcaGGCGCATGGATGaagctttctgtgtaggcccaaAGAAAGGTAGAGTGGCCCCAggacagagccataccaccaaatataatactgcaaatgaaaataaagttttctttcttacagttaatattactaattattGGATGTGCATAGAGTAATACcggtacagttaacattttaattttcaccaCAATCGATCAAATAATATGTATCTATACATGTTAGATCAttctttgttcttcaaataggctggttgtctttttctttacagaagacaaataaacagctttaatttgaaggagtacagTGATtgtaaggaaaaaaatattcactGGGAACAGGCCTTCTCAAGTTTAAAAACACCGCACAGAAGCCTCCAATAATTTTCAATTAGTGTGAAGGAGGGGAGGTGTGTCAGGTTGGCCGTGGCTCCGTGATCCCTTGGCAATCGCAGTATACTCACTACAATAAACTAGATCAGTGGTCCCCAATTGGGATCCAGATTTTTCCTtactcattagttcaaggtccacacagtttgatacATTCACCTTCATACCTGAGCTTGGGCATGTCATCAAGCTactttgttgtctctgtcaagtagttgtccgttagtcactcactctacagtgggaaacggcacttcaaagtaaaagctctgtgccggaaattcactgtaccgagtcacttgtggtctaTTCAattgtgacccaccagttgggaaccactgaactAGACTACACAACTGGATGCAGAAGCTGAATAAAGAGGCCAGTGGGCTTATTTTCAGACTGAGACCTGCAGATTAGGGACCTATCTGGCAGGGAATTAAGATGTTCAGTtaagagagaaataaaatgttaaggAAGGTAAGTGTGCATTATTTAAGATTCTCATGTGCTGTGTGCTATTCCCCTCTAGGTGCTCATCAGCTACATAGACCTCCTCTATCCAACAGACGAGCGCAACAACATGCTAAGAGAGTCCTATTACTTTATCTGTGAGTGCCAGGAGTGTAAAACCAGGTCTAAGGTGAGTCACTGCAAGAAGTACCGAGTGGAAAAAAGACTGAATCATACAATTGCTAAAAATTTAGAAACAAAACTTCATAGTTTGGTTGACTGTCATGTTCTGTGTCCTGTCTTCACCCCCAGGACAAGGCAAAGTTGAAAGTACGTAAGCGGATTGATCCCATCGAGCCGGACGTCATCAGCAACATGGTGCGCTACGGCAGGAAAACCATGAGAGAGTTCCGGGCCCTTAAACACATGAAGAATATCCTTTAATGTCACTGAAAAACACTGTGCTGTACAATTCTGcacaatttaatttaaaaacacctGCAGGTGTTCAATGCTTATTAAGCTTTCTCGTGTAGATGTTCAGCAAAGTAGCTTTCCAGACTCTAGAACATCTGTTTATATGATCAGAGGCTCTTTGAAGTGTCAGCTTGTGGTGATGCATACCTTGACTCAGTGGCACCCCCTAGTGAGCTGCTGGAGATGTGTGAACAGAGCCTGGAGGAGATGGGAGCCGTCTTTGATGACGCCAACGTCTACATGCTCCACATGATGTACCAGGCCATGGgggtctgtctctacatggagGATCCAGACAGAGCTATCAGATATGGCGAGAAGATCCTCAAACATTACAGGTGATGACAAACTGTGAACTCTGaaaatatagatatagatatcaATACATTACCTTGTATAATTACCTGATTTATGTATGCTCTCTGTCCAATGCAGCAAGTTGTATCCACCCTACTCTCTGAATGTGTCCTCCATGTACCTGAAGCTGGGCAGGCTGTACATGGGCTTAGACAGGCACTCCGAGGGCGTCAGCGCTCTGAAGAAGGTAACTGAACTCTTACATCGGACTTCCATACTTAAATACAGCAGCTACAGAGCACTTCTATCCAAGTAAACAATAGTAAATACTGTTTTATAGAGGAAAAATCATTAGGCCTGGG is part of the Epinephelus fuscoguttatus linkage group LG11, E.fuscoguttatus.final_Chr_v1 genome and encodes:
- the LOC125897337 gene encoding N-lysine methyltransferase SMYD2-A-like, coding for MTGSIEGLERFDSPGKGRGLRVTKPFKVGELLLSSPAYSFVLSAKERGYYCEFCFARKQGLARCGKCKNAFYCNVKCQKGDWAMHKLECSAMTAFGKNWCPSEMSRLVARILAKKKTQKERCVSERILLIDEIQSHIEDIDNDKREMNEAEVAGLHRFFSKNLELPDHKDLLTLYSQVACNGFTIEDDELSHMGTAVYPDIALINHSCQPSVVVTYKGTSAEVRAVQDMKPGDEVLISYIDLLYPTDERNNMLRESYYFICECQECKTRSKDKAKLKVRKRIDPIEPDVISNMVRYGRKTMREFRALKHMKTPSELLEMCEQSLEEMGAVFDDANVYMLHMMYQAMGVCLYMEDPDRAIRYGEKILKHYSKLYPPYSLNVSSMYLKLGRLYMGLDRHSEGVSALKKALAIMEVAHGKDHFYLTELRKEMAQK